Part of the Trichoderma asperellum chromosome 1, complete sequence genome is shown below.
GTATATAGAACTAGTAAAGGTCACCACCAACGCGGACATGGCCTGGAGGACAGTGATAGTCTACTTTTGCGCCATGGGCATATTTAAGGGATCCTGGGAGTCGTTCTGGAGGTAATCAATTACATAAGGGTCATCAGCCGTACCCTTGCCGGAGTATTTATGGATGCAGACATCCTCGTTGAGGCGCGTATTGAAGAAGTAAGATAGGATCCCGGATCTGCTTTGAGGGGAGTCCTTGACTCGCTGGGTGTTGTCGGAGGAGGAGATAGAAGGCTTAGGAGCAGCCGCCATGATGAGAACGACAAGAGGAACAAGAATGCCAGTGTTGAGGTCTAAGATGCTGACGGAGATTAAATCATGAACTTCTATATATTGCTATTggaatttatatataaactaaattataaagcttgaATTTGGCgctttaatactataaaagccTGCGGCAGTTATCTGCagaattataactttatgcTACTTGACTTCGGAAGTTTGGATTCGGAGTTTTAGCGATATTAAAGCCCGCGGCAACTTTTTACGGTATTATAGCCCGTTTCCGATGAGTCCCCGCAAAGTGGGGTAATGCTCCTGAAATAAGACAGGCAAATACAACTACCGTATTACCTTACTTCTTTCAACTATAAATCGAGGTTCTAGATGATTTAATTCCCTTACACCTTCGACAATAATTCCCTTGCTATTTAGacaattatttattatataacccTTGCAACTTTGACAATAAAGCATAGAGTTTAgtcctttaatttttttatttttatgtactttattattgaaaaaagcaaagtaaTACAGTAATAGAATACACCTTATACTAAAAGGTAAGGTACTGTACTTTCTAAagttaagctaataaatgtTTGTAAGATTGGATTAGATGGCACCATCTCGTCTGTTACATTACGTTACATTTCCTAGGAATAGAAATGTCTAACAAAAGCAACCGTCTGGCCTTCTTGTGACAAACGATCGGGTAAGAGAAACTGCTTAAATCACCAGAAATAATATACAATAGAAGAGGATAATAAGATTAAGAGAGTGGCAAATTCATCTAATGTTACCTATGAAACACCTGTATTCAGGAATCATTAACTGCCCCGCTTCTGGAAATACCGAGGATCATATTCATAAACCATATCAACCTTTTGTAGTTCAGTCTATGCATGTGGTGTAATTTACACCGTGAAATAACAAGGAAGAACAGCCACCAGTCTTGTAACCACATAAACCCAGCTACTATAGAGCGTTACCGAGGAAAGAGAATACCCAACGTAATTTCAATCTAATTATATCAAGCTCTACCAAGTACCCGCGATTCTTTGCTACTTTATTGAGCAAAGTATCCTCTCCCAAGAGTCCTCAGTTATTAAGATGATGACCAGTTATGCTTTAAAAGGCGTCACCGCATTAGAAGTGTCTAATTTCTCTCCCGTTCCTTGGTCTTCTATCGTCGTGCATTATGGAAAGAGGGTTAACATTTTAAGCCGGGTAGACTATCAACTTATATCTAAGCCCCACTCTATTTCTTACATTAAAGCATAatgtatttataaaaacatcTCACTGCCGGccattaataaaaatactctGCTAGATCTTGTTCAATATCTAGCTTTTGCTAGAGTGTACTTTATCTttcatatatataagaaCTATTAGAATCCTATCCTAATCTGCAGGATATTGTAAATtaacaaaagaaaacaaataataaaaggaagaaaaggagggaAGAATAAGAACCTCCTATATGCACTTTCTTGCCTCGGGCCTAGGTTAAAGGACTTAATTAAACACTTTGAATCAATACTAGAATTAAATGTTTGGTATAACACTTGATATAATGCTCGGGGATCCTTGTTAAAGGCAGTTCGGTAGGGGTTACAGTAAGTCCCAATGTGGGCCAGaatgctgttgttgttggcttCGAAATTGACAccgtttattatataaaggaAGGCATTGAGTTTATCTAACAGGAGCCGGTAGGCTAGATAAGGGAGGCAGCTGTCTCGACGATCAATTCAGCGAAATTCACCAGCTTGTCTGTAAACCGGGGAAAGTGGTGGCCGCCACGATGCGTCATCTTCTTGGATGTCGCGGGATTAAAAAGCTCAGAGACTGAGTCGTTGACAAAGAAGTATTCGTCTTTGGCACCTCGCACGTAGACGGACGGCACGGTCAGCTTGTCTGGGACATCTTGGGGTCGATACTTGAGTAGGAGCTTGACTGGAAAGGGGCCCTTGTCTTGCACCCTTTTGCTCTTGAGCACCTGGTAGTCATACACGGCGCGTTTATCCTGCTTCCAGTCGATGTCTTTCTTGCCAAACGAGGCGTCGAGTTCGCCAGGATGATAAGTTGCCTGTAGTTGGCCATTTTCCGTCTTGTCCCATGTGATTGAACCGGAATCGAGACGATATGGGAGAAAGGTCGAATTGTAGATGACCATTTTGAAAGGCCAGTCGTGAGTACCGGTACTCACTTTCTGGTGTTCTAATAGTAGCAgggtggccatggaagcgCCTTGGGAGAAGCCCCATAGCCCATTAAAGGGTCCTTCGGATTCGATAAAAGAGACAAGACGGTCTAAGGCATTCTGTATATCCTCAGAAAACGGATAATTCCACTAACAGGAGTTTAGCAAAGGGACTTGGTCTAAGTTGGCTATGGATCGGGGGGTTAGTTTTAGTCTGAAGAAGGAATATAATGAGCGTTTGGAGACGGATTACGTAGTACTAGCTTAGATAGCTCCATTCCTGCCTTAAAGTACTCGTATTCCCAGTTGCTGGGGAGATGCTCTGTAATTTCTTCCATTATCTCTTTGAGGACATCGGCACTTTGAGCGTAGCCGTGGAGGCAAAGGAACTGCATCTTGGCGGGATTACATTGGATATTGGTATTGAGAATAGGCCCTTTAGTGGTTGCGTGCCGTTATTAATAACAAAGTGAAATTCAAGGTCGGGGTGGCGCTGAAATTGCAGGTTTTCATCAGGAATTATAACCTCCTGATCAGGGTTGCTGTTACGACCTGAAACCATAAGATATGTACTCCGGATATACTATAGACCGATGGGCTAATTAGGGAAAGGATTACAGCTCTAAGAGTAAGCCATCCTAGAtagattactattataagagtaagctactataagaGGATTATAATTAGGATTGTAAGCCTTatagaataacttactatataagaccgtttattatacttattaaatatagcttaaataattagttattaatatagtatttatataataactaaaattaaacttttatttaaagttattagctatataactaaaactacttataaaatcccttgtatctttctgctaatataaatctaatgttaaaggtttattctttaagaactagctactttatattaagtataggattaaaatattatatattaataacttttatttaaaaaaatactttagatcttttaggtaattaaactattatattttaaaacagtattaaaagttaacttactttagaaaagacttttttttttatttaaaataataatagaaatattactataaaagggacctttaattaaaaaaatatagacaGCAATAAAGCCactaagttaataaaaaatatatataaattaaataaaattcttatagataaacttaataataaaaagtttattaaaaagaatataaaggcatttattaaataataacctctacctatatttaatagtaaaattagtaaactttactttttttaaacttagctTAAAGcctactttaaagattttaaaactacttttaatatagaatataaaaaaacttcctttatagccttttattttaaaaaaactgcttttaaataattttacttaatataagaCGCCTACCttaataacctaaataaaccTCTACTAACTtaagttaaagaagtttttaatagttttaaataatttaaaaaagaacttgctaaagtatttaaaaatattggAGAaatctatatagctaaaaataaatttataaacatttactaaaaaggaaaatgttttaattatgctataaaatttaaagacttagcttttaaagttaaataaaaataacctgcttttattaagcaattctataataaatttaaaaaaagcattaagaaaaaggtttataataaaaattaaattaagtataattttattttttttataaaagaatatattaaagctaataatttactttataaacttaatataagaaactaagGCTTTAGCAAGGAATAgttaaactaaagtaaaaaataataaaaattaattgctaaagataatagtagtatagctagacctatagactttaatataatataaaagaaaaaaaaagaatttaaatattataattatagaaagctaaactatatagccaAGAACTATAAATccttaaaaaaggaataatttataattcttaagctaaaagcaatatatattataaataaaggcaataaaactatttatttattaaaataagcaagatcttttaaaaataataatgactataacttttataaatttacatTTAAACTCTTAGatgtatttaaaatactaaataaaaaaactaataataaaatccttaattaataacctatcccttaatttaattttataaacttaataaactta
Proteins encoded:
- a CDS encoding uncharacterized protein (EggNog:ENOG41), which produces MQFLCLHGYAQSADVLKEIMEEITEHLPSNWEYEYFKAGMELSKLWNYPFSEDIQNALDRLVSFIESEGPFNGLWGFSQGASMATLLLLEHQKVSTGTHDWPFKMVIYNSTFLPYRLDSGSITWDKTENGQLQATYHPGELDASFGKKDIDWKQDKRAVYDYQVLKSKRVQDKGPFPVKLLLKYRPQDVPDKLTVPSVYVRGAKDEYFFVNDSVSELFNPATSKKMTHRGGHHFPRFTDKLVNFAELIVETAASLI
- a CDS encoding uncharacterized protein (EggNog:ENOG41) → MAAAPKPSISSSDNTQRVKDSPQSRSGILSYFFNTRLNEDVCIHKYSGKGTADDPYVIDYLQNDSQDPLNMPMAQK